The following coding sequences are from one Daphnia pulex isolate KAP4 chromosome 11, ASM2113471v1 window:
- the LOC124207980 gene encoding vitelline membrane outer layer protein 1 homolog, which produces MGKLTKFVALTAFLCCSQTPTTATYWGDWGKVEYCPEGEQAIGFSLKTERPQGSGDDTALNAIALICTSGRMITSTQGPWGNRGGRFVCQSGSYITSCRLRVEPPQGFGDDTSANDLNCKCSNGETLNGDGNSWGNWNSWSSPCHNGIMAIQTRVEKPQGRGDDTALNDVSFTCFRKRDQMLQQERAPNAIDALGAKFVAGRF; this is translated from the exons ATGGGTAAACTGACGAAATTCGTTGCTCTCACGGCTTTTCTTTGCTGTTCACAAACACCAACTACGGCCACTTATTGGGGCGATTGGGGCAAAGTCGAGTACTGCCCCGAAGGTGAACAGGCAATTGGATTTTCATTGAAAACTGAGAGACCGCAAGGAAGTGGCGACGACACGGCACTCAACGCCATTGCTCTCATATGTACATCAGGAAGGATGATAACCTCGACTCAAGGACC ATGGGGAAATCGGGGTGGCAGATTTGTTTGCCAGTCTGGCAGCTACATAACATCGTGCCGACTTCGTGTTGAACCGCCCCAAGGTTTCGGCGACGACACATCGGCCAACGATTTGAACTGCAAGTGCAGCAACGGAGAGACGTTGAACGGCGACGGGAACAGTTGGGGCAATTGGAACTCATGGTCCAGTCCGTGCCACAACGGCATCATGGCTATACAGACCCGAGTGGAAAAACCACAAGGGAGAGGAGACGACACGGCTCTCAACGACGTTTCATTCACTTGCTTTCGCAAACGCGATCAGATGCTTCAGCAAGAGAGAGCGCCAAATGCAATAGACGCGTTAGGAGCAAAGTTTGTTGCTGGACGATTCTAG
- the LOC124207985 gene encoding vitelline membrane outer layer protein 1 homolog, translating into MLMKFVCLTALLGCSLMLITATAELEWNQVENCHNYIYRTTGFALKARRGDGVGDDTALKGISLKCGDDSWIYSGQEPSGEWGENFICPNNGFLFRCQLRVEPKNGITVVNNLKCFCLLRNGKVEELEGDGLNQGSWEEMYTLDQFCRNGIIGLQTQVLKNTALTNISFTCSKSDGWGWVGRR; encoded by the exons ATGCTGATGAAATTCGTTTGTCTCACGGCTTTACTTGGCTGTTCACTTATGCTGATTACGGCCACTGCTGAGCTCGAATGGAACCAAGTTGAGAATTGCCATAATTATATTTATCGGACAACAGGATTTGCATTGAAAGCTCGGAGAGGTGATGGAGTAGGCGACGACACGGCTCTAAAAGGCATTTCCCTGAAATGTGGAGACGATAGTTGGATTTACTCTGGTCAAGAACC ATCGGGAGAATGGGGTGAGAATTTTATTTGCCCGAACaacggttttctttttcggtgccAACTTCGTGTTGAACCCAAGAATGGGATCACGGTGGTCAACAATTTGAAATGCTTTTGCTTGCTCCGCAATGGGAAAGTAGAAGAGTTGGAAGGGGACGGGCTCAATCAAGGCAGTTGGGAAGAAATGTACACTTTAGACCAATTTTGCCGCAACGGCATCATTGGTCTACAGACCCAAGTGTTGAAAAACACGGCTCTCACCAACATTTCATTTACTTGCTCTAAATCTGATGGTTGGGGTTGGGTTGGTCGGCGTTGA
- the LOC124207986 gene encoding vitelline membrane outer layer protein 1 homolog: MSKLMKFVALTAVLGCFPPATVTATFWGDWGPVDFCPLGEWAVGFSLKTEKPQGDGDDTALNGIALRCSGGSRIRSTEGPWGEWGKEFLCPSGSWLRSCQLRVEPKQGAGDDTSANNLNCMCNTGLELLGDGGSRGDWVAWINCPRGIVTIQTRVEGKQGTAGDDTALNDFRFTCWENRPMI; the protein is encoded by the exons atgagtaaattgatgaaattcgTTGCTCTCACGGCCGTTCTTGGCTGTTTTCCACCTGCGACTGTTACGGCCACTTTCTGGGGCGATTGGGGCCCAGTTGATTTCTGTCCATTAGGTGAGTGGGCGGTTGgattttcattgaaaacaGAGAAACCACAAGGAGACGGTGACGACACGGCACTCAACGGCATCGCGCTGAGATGCTCAGGCGGGAGCAGGATTCGCTCGACTGAAGGACC ATGGGGAGAATGGGGTAAGGAATTCCTTTGCCCGTCTGGCAGTTGGCTTAGATCATGCCAACTTCGCGTTGAACCTAAGCAGGGAGCAGGAGACGACACGTCGGCCAATAATTTGAACTGCATGTGTAACACCGGTCTGGAACTGCTTGGCGACGGGGGCAGTCGGGGCGATTGGGTGGCATGGATCAACTGCCCCAGAGGCATCGTGACTATACAGACCCGAGTGGAGGGAAAACAAGGAACTGCTGGAGACGACACGGCTCTCAACGACTTTAGATTCACTTGCTGGGAAAATCGTCCAATGATATAG
- the LOC124207984 gene encoding vitelline membrane outer layer protein 1 homolog: MVKPVRFFAFTAVLGCFLPVTKVTATFWGDWGKAEYCPLGEWVIGFALKTEKPQGEGDDTALNSISLKCSGGSLIYSTQAPWGDWGSNFICPAGSWLDSCQLRVESQLGDGDDTAANNLNCKCSNGETLRGDGASWGDWKEWTSPCRDGFMAIRTRVEEPQASGDDTALNDVEFICWEKRDSR; this comes from the exons ATGGTGAAACCGGTGAGATTCTTTGCTTTCACAGCCGTTCTTGGATGTTTTCTACCTGTAACGAAGGTTACAGCCACTTTCTGGGGCGATTGGGGCAAAGCCGAGTACTGCCCCTTGGGTGAATGGGTGATTGGATTTGCATTGAAAACTGAGAAACCGCAAGGAGAGGGTGACGACACGGCACTCAACAGCATTTCCCTTAAATGTTCAGGTGGAAGTTTGATTTACTCCACTCAAGCACC TTGGGGAGACTGGGGTAGCAATTTTATTTGCCCGGCCGGCAGTTGGCTCGATTCATGCCAACTTCGCGTTGAATCTCAACTGGGAGACGGAGACGACACGGCGGCCAACAATTTGAACTGCAAGTGCAGCAACGGAGAGACGTTGCGCGGCGACGGGGCCAGTTGGGGCGATTGGAAGGAATGGACCAGTCCGTGCCGCGACGGTTTCATGGCTATACGGACTCGAGTGGAAGAACCACAAGCAAGTGGAGACGACACGGCTCTCAACGACGTCGAGTTCATTTGTTGGGAGAAGCGTGATTCCAGATAG
- the LOC124207982 gene encoding vitelline membrane outer layer protein 1-like yields MAKPMQFVTLTAVLYCFLPATVTATFWGDWGKVEHCPEGERATGFSLKTEREQGRGDDTALNAIALICTSGRMITSTQGPWGNWGGRFVCQSGSYITSCQLRVEPPQGSGDDTSANNLNCKCSNGETLNGDGTSWGGWNAWSSPCENGIMAIQTRVEGHQGKRDDTALNDVQFTCFLKRNHLLLQEIALNAIEA; encoded by the exons ATGGCTAAACCGATGCAATTCGTTACTCTCACGGCCGTTCTTTACTGTTTTCTACCTGCGACGGTTACGGCCACTTTCTGGGGCGATTGGGGAAAAGTTGAGCACTGCCCCGAAGGTGAAAGGGCCACTGGATTTTCATTGAAAACTGAGAGAGAGCAAGGACGTGGCGACGACACGGCACTCAACGCCATTGCTCTCATATGTACATCAGGAAGGATGATCACCTCGACTCAAGGACC ATGGGGAAATTGGGGTGGCAGATTTGTTTGCCAGTCCGGCAGCTACATAACATCGTGTCAACTTCGCGTTGAACCACCCCAAGGTTCCGGAGACGACACGTCGGCCAACAATTTGAACTGCAAGTGCAGCAACGGAGAGACGTTGAACGGCGACGGGACCAGTTGGGGCGGTTGGAACGCATGGTCCAGTCCGTGTGAAAACGGCATCATGGCTATCCAGACCCGAGTGGAGGGACACCAAGGAAAGCGAGACGACACGGCTCTCAACGACGTACAGTTCACTTGCTTTCTCAAACGCAAtcatctgctgctgcaggAGATTGCGCTAAATGCAATAGAAGCGTGA